From Microplitis mediator isolate UGA2020A chromosome 11, iyMicMedi2.1, whole genome shotgun sequence, one genomic window encodes:
- the LOC130677953 gene encoding 40S ribosomal protein S2, translated as MADTAPATRGGFRGGFGSRGGTGDRGGRGGRGRGGRGRGRGRGRGKEDQKEWIPVTKLGRLVRDGKIRSLEDIYLFSLPIKEFEIIDQFIGPSLKDEVLKIMPVQKQTRAGQRTRFKAFVAIGDSNGHIGLGVKCSKEVATAIRGAIILAKLSVVPVRRGYWGNKIGKPHTVPCKVTGKCGSVQVRLIPAPRGTGIVSAPVPKKLLQMAGIEDCYTSARGSTCTLGNFAKATYAAIAKTYAYLTPDLWKFMPLTEAPYEEHADWLSKNHRAVTGQRSADAV; from the exons aTGGCGGACACAGCTCCAGCCACCCGAGGTGGTTTCCGTGGCGGTTTTGGCTCTCGAGGTGGAACTGGCGATCGTGGTGGTCGTGGAGGCCGTGGACGAGGTGGTCGCGGTCGTGGACGTGGACGTGGTCGTGGCAAGGAAGACCAGAAGGAATGGATTCCAGTGACCAAGCTTGGTCGTTTGGTAAGAGACGGAAAAATCCGTTCTCTAGAAGACATCTATCTCTTCTCTTTGCCCATCAAAGAGTTCGAAATCATTGACCAGTTCATCGGGCCATCACTTAAAGATGAGGTCCTTAAAATTATGCCTGTACAGAAACAAACCCGTGCTGGTCAACGTACTCGTTTCAAG gCTTTCGTAGCTATTGGAGACAGCAATGGACACATTGGTCTAGGAGTCAAGTGCTCCAAAGAAGTTGCTACAGCTATCCGGGGTGCTATTATTTTAGCTAAGCTGTCAGTAGTTCCAGTACGTCGTGGATACTGGGGTAACAAGATCGGTAAACCCCATACTGTACCATGCAAAGTCACTGGCAAATGTGGATCAGTACAAGTGCGTTTGATCCCAGCACCCAGAGGTACAGGCATCGTGTCTGCTCCAGTTCCCAAGAAACTTTTGCAGATGGCTGGTATCGAAGATTGCTACACATCAGCTCGTGGATCAACTTGTACTCTTGGTAACTTCGCTAAAGCAACCTACGCAGCCATCGCCAAGACCTACGCTTACTTGACACCTGATTTGTGGAAGTTCATGCCACTCACAGAAGCTCCATATGAAGAGCATGCTGACTGGTTGTCAAAAAATCATCGGGCTGTTACTGGTCAAAGAAGCGCTGATgctgtttaa